The Pyrus communis chromosome 8, drPyrComm1.1, whole genome shotgun sequence region GAAACCTTCAAGTTGTGTATTGATATAGTATTGAGTCAGATACAAGAAATTCTGTTCACTTCTTTCGTATTGTTTATATTCTTTGATGTTCGATAAAATAAAAGGCTTGGCATTCTTCTGTTTAAATAAACATGAGAAATCATTTCTTCATatgaaatcaattaaaacttgaaaacttgGTCTACTGTACTGCTATATTCTTCCCTAATTGACATATATAAATCTttttcttgaagaaaaaaagaactgATTTAAACAAACTGCACTTGAGAAGTAAACgattgatttatttttgtgcggaaatcattttcCTGTCAATCTTTGTACGAGAAATCAAGAGTCATTAGCTACGAAAGATGTACGTATTCCTCATTCAAATTGTGTCAATCTTTTGTGCGAGAAATCAAGAGTACTTggccacaaaaaaaataaagatgtaCAAATTCATCACCTGATAAAGCGATTATACactctttcttgtttttctatcaAGATTGTAAATGCCTTGACCTACCGAGcagatggatgaatgtttttCTTTATGGAATTATCGTTTGTTGAATAAAGTAAAAAGACCATCTCACAAAATAAATCACAAATTATATCAAATAACTTCATTTTAATTAGCTCAATGGCTTTTGCATAAAAAagaatagcaaaaaaaaaaataaataaataaacaaaaacaaaagcacaCCTATTAATTGCATGAGTGGTCATGCGAGAACGGTACCGATGCGATTAATGGTGGAACTTCTACTCTTTCTTTtgcataataataataagagaaattttatttaaactcatctaacctATTTATACATCCAACTTACTCTTTGcacccatttgatttttaactaaactattaatatctctttaaacccaaatttaatacCTAATATACCCCCATAAACCCAATTTAATACGTGGATTTATTTTTACACCCATTGGATTTTTAACCCAAAAGCTACcgttgtcacatcccagactccaacctctcggatattgtccgttttggcattctgggcctggactaggtcgcagccacccagctaccgcacggttttgtttttgcaggccatagccccaaaaggcctcctcaaagttaaagctctgggcatggatatataaggcccaaagaccacgccctcacgggcgatgtgggatactacaaccGTTGTGCCACTTGACGTCAGATAGTAAATGGGTTACCTCCTCCTTAAActtctcctccttctcttcGTAACTGGGCAAAGCAACTACTTCTACCCTCATATCAAAAAATGAAGTACCAGGGCCCAGTGGCGGATCCAGACTTTTATCATTGGGTGGTCCCAATATTGGAGTTGAACAAGAAGAGTCTGGATCTCTCCCATCAAAGGCCCAGGATCAAATGATTCGgggtattgaaatttgatcaaacggctacaaacaggggggctcctctaaaaattataataattgtagccgttagattaaattttaatggcTCGGAACACTTGATCCTGGGCCTTTGATGGGAGCGATCCAAACCAGATCTCTTCCCGAGTTGAACTATCTGAAATCAGATTGAACCCATCAAAATTGGTGTTGTACTATTCGAAATAACATTGTTTAAACTAATCGagtatgattttcatgtattatATCGTTCCATGTTCTTAATTTCTACACattcaataataaaaataaaaattcatatcaaTTAATAGAGCTAAAATCATATGTATATTtgctcaaaaacaaaacatatatatatatatatatatatattataaatagaAATGAAGCATCACATGATCAAATCAATATAAGGAAATCATAAATTACAATCCAAGCACTAACTAGTATCTATTAGGAATCTAACACATCAATTTAATAGCATTCTAttttggactaaaattagaaaacttatttaaatttagaaattagGACACTATTAAAATAACaagaataaaattaagaaatgaagtGGTGGTTGAGAGGAGAGAGGTGGACAAGTGGTGGCTTGGTCAGATGGGGTTAGAAGTTTAGAATGAAAAAAGAAACTGGGGAAAGACGAAAAAGGGATTGGGCATTGGGATTATTGATTAGGGTGtcttatataaaatattaaaatgggAAGTGGGCTCACATGTTCATTTTAATTGTATTGGGCTCAAACGAAGCGTTTTGGCTGATTCAGTTTAACAAGAAAacaaccttcttcttccttttccatATGCAGTCCGCGCATATAGTCGCCGCTgcatatttcataatttttttttgtgtcatgGCAATTAAGCCAAAGGCTATCAACAAAATCTGAGGAGTAAACATATGCTTTCGTTGTTTGTTTTAGCCGGAAGGTAGGATGCTTTCGTTgtatttgttgaaaaaaaatacagTAAAGTAACTTCTACActctaaaaaatttaaatcaaacgaataaaaaaattcataaattgggTCATATCTTGGTTTGagaattcaaaacttcaaaataaccatccatcaataaaaaaacttaattttttctATGAGAGCTATTAGAGTTTTAGCCAGAATAAACGTAGGATAAACAAAGAGTGATCgtagggtttaattatagtgtttgtgtttattgaaaattttgagttttattattaatttcattttgtacttaatagtaattatgcaatagaataacatagacaattaacatttaaaattaaaattaggtGTAAAAAGAGGTTAAATGTAAAATTtccctaataataataatagaaaaCAACCATTTTAcctcataaaaccaattgacaatttGGAGGTAACTTAACTTccattaactttaactcaattgaagcaatgatccctcaactttaacccaattgtaacaatggtcattccaacataactcattttgacaaaattctgacgaagttgacgaaaaggattatagctacatgttttgatgagttgagagacccAAATTGTAACAATAGTTCTTCCaatataacttattttgacaaaattttgacgaagttgaCTAAAATGACCATAGTTACagattttgatgagttgagggaccaatggtaatgaatttttagttgagggaccattactctcatttgattaaagttgaaagagcattgctacaattttctcttaAACTAATTAACCAATATCAAGAGTTGCCCAAATCGGTATAAGCACATACAAAAACCTTAATTCCCCGATGCGACACTCAacagctctctctctccctcttttacTAGTAGAGCTGATTAGAATTCCTTGGAGATAGAAAATGATATAACCGAAAAGAAACTAAATAAAGTAGAAGAATAGATTGCTTTGCTTTATCTTCACGCATATCATCTATGAAGTCCATATAATATTAACTATTCTTTGTTAAAGTAAAAGCACAATATTCCCATTAGGGAAAAAAGTAGCATATGCTATTCCATGGCAACCAATATCACTTGAAATGCCAAATAGTTAATTAGCACGGTCTTCCAACTCTCTAATTTTGActtaaacaaatataaaaaaaaaggctcCAATTCTTACTTTATCGTCTGCAATGTAAGATCCTTCTTCCATATCCGCACGCCTTCTAGATCTCTTATCTGACTATTTCTTATATATGTATGTAGTCTCAAACACCCTTATATTAGCAGACCTCATCACATTTCATCGCGGTACCTTGTgcaacaagtaaacaaattgtTAAATACATGCATTGTGTGTGCATGGTTGGTATTCTTTTCAATTCATAAGTGCTTAGTTATCTTGAATTTCTAGTGACCGGAAAGTTTACAAATGGCGGGAGCTTTGGCCGGAGATGGCCTGGTGCGGTCTGCAAGTAGCATGAGTTGGCGGTCAATAAGCATAAAAGATATGTGGAATGAGCAGCCAGACGTGTTCCAGAAGAGCAGGGCCGccgaagaggaggaggaggagcttaGGTGGGCGGCGATCGAGCGGCTACCAACGTATGATAGGCTGCGGAAGGGGATGTTCAGGAAGGTGTTGAGCAATGGTAGGGTGGAGCTTGGTGAGGTTGATATTACTGAGCTTAAGACAGAAGATAAGAAGCAGTTGATGGACAGCATATTAAACATTGTTGAGGAAGATAATGAGAAGTTCCTTAAGAGGCTTAGAGACAGAACTGACAGGTTAGTGTCTCTTCTTGTCTGCAATGTTTTGAAActtgggttttggatggtgagGCAATGAAAGAAAACATACTGaagttcaactttttttttattcgagccatgttctaatttaatttaaactaaACTTCGGAGAGGGAAGTTCAAACTTGGGTACGTATAGAGGTTGTGAGAACGCTGCTCTACCAACTCGTTTAGGCCTAGGCTTGTTAGGAAGTCCAGCTTCaatctttaaatattttttacatatatttttaatttgatctcAATAAGTGGTTTGATTAGTGACTTGTTGACTAATTTTGACTAAATTGTACTTTTGGGAAATAGGGTGGGAATTGAGGTTCCTAAGATTGAAGTGAGATTTGAGCACCTATCAGTGGAGGGAGATGCATATGTTGGGACCAGGGCACTTCCAACTCTGATCAATTCCACCTTCAATGCAATTGAGGTATCACATTCTTCAGcaattttccttattataaaGGATCAACTTTCCTCTGCATTGTATGAATCATAGAATTTCATCAAGGGTCATTTGCAAGATTGAATTTATATGTAAgagtaaaataagaaaattgttatttgTACCCCAAAATCGTCATTCCCCGGAATCTGCCCTCCTTTAGCCTTTATTCATTTCACTTGGTGGCAAATGCAAGATGACTTTTTTCAGAGTGCCAGTAATTGTATTCTAGTATCACTGGGTCGAAATTTGCAAATGACGGATATGAATTCAAATTGAAGATTAGTAGTTTCATGTTCATCCTTATCGCTTATGTTTCTAGCTGCATAAAAGCTTGTTTCCTTTTCTCGTTAATTTCGATTTGTATAGGGGGTTCTTGGACTGGTTGGGCTCTCTCCTTCAAAGAAAAGGGTAGTCAAGATACTTCAAGATGTTAGTGGAATAGTGAGACCATCAAGGTATATTCACTAAATTCTACATATCTGTtatgcaagaaaagaaaaagatgcaGTATTTATATTCTATATGCCAAGAAAAACTGTATGCTACAATTGGTATGCTTAGACTAGCATTAGCTATAAGAGCTTCTTGTTGTTAATTTGGTTTCTAAGTTCCTTTTTAATTGaatgtggatttttttttcttttcagaatgTGTCTACTTCTTGGACCGCCTGCCTCCGGAAAAACAACATTCTTGAAGGCACTTACTGGGCAGCTTGATGATGATTTAAGGGTCTGCCTTCCTCTCCCTctggttgtgtgtgtgtgtgtgtgtctacaACTTCAGTCCCGCTAACTGGTATTTTGTGAACAGGTAACTGGGAAAGTCACCTATTGTGGCCATGAGTTGTCTGAATTTGTTCCTCAGAGAACTAGTGCTTATATTAGCCAGCATGATCTTCACTACGGTGAGATGACAGTTCGCGAGACTTTGGATTTCTCTGGACGCTGCCTTGGAGTTGGAACCAGGTACGAAATGTTGGTAGAGGCATCAAGGCGCGAGAAAGCAGAAGGTATAAAACCAGATCCTGAGATTGACGCATTCATGAAAGCCACAGCAGTGGCTGGCCAGAAAACAAGTTTGATCACAGATTATTTTCTCAAGGTTAATTTTTTACCCTCACAAGAAACCAAAAATTTTTCAACTGCTGTTCTAAATTCATAATATCTTCTAATTCTTGAACAGATACTTGGATTGGATATTTGTGCGGATATTATGGTGGGCAATGACATGAAACGGGGCATCTCTGGAGGGCAAAAGAAGCGTGTCACTGCCGGTATTTGTTAATTGTATACAAAATTACTGTTAGAACTTAAAAGGAATACTTTTGTTGGTTGTAGTGAGGATTAATCGAATCACCTTTTACACCGGATGCAGGGGAAATGTTAGTTGGGCCAGCTAGAGCATTTTTCATGGATGAAATATCAACAGGCTTGGACAGTTCCACCACATTTCAGATAATAAAGTACATGAAGCAGATGGTTCATATCATGGACCTCACAACGGTCATTTCTCTTCTGCAGCCTGCGCCCGAGACATTTGACCTTTTCGATGACATTATTCTACTTTCAGAGGGTCAAATTGTTTACCAAGGTTCTCGCGAGAATGTTCTCGAATTTTTTGAACATATGGGCTTCAAATGCCCACAAAGGAAAGGTGTTGCCGACTTTCTGCAAGAAGTAACTTCCAAGAAGGACCAAGAACAATACTGGTTTAGAAAGAATCAACCTTACAGATATATCCCCGTAGCTGAGTTTGCTCAGGCCTTCAAATCCTTCCACATTTTCCAAAGGATTTCTGAAGATCTGAGAGTTCCTTATGACAGATCGAATGTACATCGTGCTGCTTTGGTGAGACAAAAGTACGGAATCTCCAACTGGGAACTCTTGAAGGCCTGCTTCTCGAGGGAATGGCTGCTGATGAAGCGCAATTCATTCGTGTATATTTTCAAAACCGTACAGTTAACAATCATGGCTACGATCGCATTCACTGTGTTCCTAAGAACGCAAATGAAAGCGGGTCATTTAGAAGATGCACCAAAGTTTTGGGGAGCACTGTTTTTCAGTCTCATCAATGTCATGTTCAACGGGATGGCAGAGCTTGCGATGACAGTTATGAGGCTTCCCGTGTTCTTTAAACAGAGGGATGCCTTGTTCTATCCAGGATGGGCTTTTGGCTTGCCCATTTGGCTCCTCAGAATTCCCATATCACTGATGGAATCAGCCATTTGGATCATTCTTACGTATTACACAATTGGTTTTGCACCTGCTGCGAGTAGGTCAGTACGCTAAACTGCTAATTTATCTAATTTTGGTTCCATTCGTTTATAAAGTTTGCTTATAGGTTCACCATGCAGGTTTTTCAAACAATTCTTGGCCTTGTTCGGAGTGCATCAGATGGCCCTCTCCCTCTTCCGTTTCCTTGCAGCTGTCGGAAGAACAGAAATAGTTGCAAGCACAATTGGCACCTTTACCTTGCTAATGGTCTTTGTACTAGGAGGTTTCGTAGTTTCCAAAAGTAAGTATTAATCCTTCTCTTTTCGGGTTGTGGTTTTTATGGTTTTGACGTATACTGCTGCATATGTATCATTCTGTACCAGGAATCTTGCaaattttgatcatattttCACAACTCAACAGTAACGGTTTGTGTTTGTGCAGATGACATCAAACCATGGATGATTTGGGGGTACTATATTTCTCCTATGATGTATGGTCAAAACGCCATCGCTATCAATGA contains the following coding sequences:
- the LOC137741954 gene encoding pleiotropic drug resistance protein 2-like isoform X2 — translated: MAGALAGDGLVRSASSMSWRSISIKDMWNEQPDVFQKSRAAEEEEEELRWAAIERLPTYDRLRKGMFRKVLSNGRVELGEVDITELKTEDKKQLMDSILNIVEEDNEKFLKRLRDRTDRVGIEVPKIEVRFEHLSVEGDAYVGTRALPTLINSTFNAIEGVLGLVGLSPSKKRVVKILQDVSGIVRPSRMCLLLGPPASGKTTFLKALTGQLDDDLRVTGKVTYCGHELSEFVPQRTSAYISQHDLHYGEMTVRETLDFSGRCLGVGTRYEMLVEASRREKAEGIKPDPEIDAFMKATAVAGQKTSLITDYFLKILGLDICADIMVGNDMKRGISGGQKKRVTAGEMLVGPARAFFMDEISTGLDSSTTFQIIKYMKQMVHIMDLTTVISLLQPAPETFDLFDDIILLSEGQIVYQGSRENVLEFFEHMGFKCPQRKGVADFLQEVTSKKDQEQYWFRKNQPYRYIPVAEFAQAFKSFHIFQRISEDLRVPYDRSNVHRAALVRQKYGISNWELLKACFSREWLLMKRNSFVYIFKTVQLTIMATIAFTVFLRTQMKAGHLEDAPKFWGALFFSLINVMFNGMAELAMTVMRLPVFFKQRDALFYPGWAFGLPIWLLRIPISLMESAIWIILTYYTIGFAPAASRFFKQFLALFGVHQMALSLFRFLAAVGRTEIVASTIGTFTLLMVFVLGGFVVSKNDIKPWMIWGYYISPMMYGQNAIAINEFLDKRWSTPINGSSQPTVGKTLLKERGLFVDEYWYWICIGALLGYSLLFNIGFIAALTFLKPLIDSKAVIADENSERKTKKQLTGTDNSAGISSSNNEARRGMMLPFQPLSLAFNHVNYYVDMPAEMKSQGVEETRLQLLRDVSGAFRPGVLTALVGVSGAGKTTLMDVLSGRKTGGYIEGSISISGYPKNQATFARVSGYCEQNDIHSPYVTVYESLLYSSWLRLASDVKKETRKMFVEEVMELIELNPLRDALVGLPGVDGLSTEQRKRLTIAVELVANPSIIFMDEPTSGLDARAAAIVMRTVRNTVDTGRTVVCTIHQPSIDIFESFDELLLMKRGGRVIYAGPLGSNSHKLVEYFEAIEGVQKIKEGYNPATWMLEISSTAVEAQLNLDFSEVYANSDLYQKNQELIKELSTPQPGSKDLHFPTKYSQSFITQCKACFWKQHWSYWRNSQYNAIRFFMTIVIGILFGVIFWGKGSQIHKQQDLINLLGATYSAVLFLGASNASSVQTVVAIERTVFYRERAAGMYSELPYAFSQVAIETIYVAIQTFIYSLLLYSMIGYHWKVEKFLYFYYFIFMCFTYFSMYGMMVVALTPGSQIAAVVMAFFISFWNLFSGFLIPRPLIPIWWRWYYWCSPVAWTIYGVFTSQVGDKKTLLEIPGSAPKPVDAFLKEFLGYDYDFLVAVVFAHLGWVLLFFFIFAYGIRFLNFQKR